The proteins below come from a single Cryptococcus gattii WM276 chromosome D, complete sequence genomic window:
- a CDS encoding Hypothetical Protein (Similar to TIGR gene model, INSD accession AAW43199.1) — protein sequence MSPASPKHPRSPTTPPSPTTSPTHSILRRTASTLSAPSHSHKKMLRFTQVHRDSDTLLSTVGQNEDVYYHGRTVEEGLYTDRLATDRRRYHQSDPGTPNFQETADQIRRTLSLASVDSLLLLSVNQNERTKFLAEVSRAGRGLVWRDESEQCLLPQDNERAIVLALKRGLRSFILAFSVRSGINVLLLLFRLLRKHAPKLSLPLLRHAIFGPEPFRFGGMIGTFTLLYTFTLHLLRLAPPLSYFRRRIRAGLWNKTTFGPPEREGNEGERRWQAAVAGAVGSLGLLWEGKSRRRGVAQQMFVRGLQASYNQYTPRFGIHIPHGDLLLFGACCGQIMFAFLMSPETIPKEYNNWILAASRVPSFAILANRTQVRQGYIQDALVQEALNYKGITATNRRRLESVLQKIRGGQQPDAVPCGMVHPWCNSCTETNFRRFFAVCRFMLPVYSALHLIPMLVLRRHHVKRDPVRMMARALWGIGRSCSFLGVFVVIYQVLFCARVQALEKSRGSDFIRNLLKRKEVFWALGFTTCLSLLVEEKKRRAELAMYVLPRALESAWSGARKRAWVPLVPFGETILGAAAMAMVMDSYKHQPDAMSGIVRRLLFQLVGPG from the exons ATGTCTCCAGCCAGCCCAAAACACCCACGTAGCCCCACCACACCCCCGTCTCCCACAACCTCTCCCACACACTCAATCCTTCGACGCACTGCCTCCACTCTCTCAGCACCCTCCCATTCGCACAAGAAAATGCTCAGGTTCACTCAAGTCCATCGGGACAGTGACACTTTGCTCAGCACTGTTGGACAGAATGAAGATGTATACTATCACGGACGAACTGTGGAAGAGGGCTTGTATACAGACAGACTAGCAACAGACCGGAGACGCTATCATCAAAGTGATCCTGGGACGCCCAACTTTCAAGAAAC TGCCGACCAAATCAGAAGAACACTCTCTCTAGCTTCTGTGGattctcttcttttgctttCCGTCAATCAGAATGAGCGCACCAAGTTCCTTGCCGAGGTTTCACGCGCAGGACGAGGTCTGGTCTGGAGAGATGAGAGTGAACAGTGTCTGCTTCCCCAAGATAATGAGCGTGCAATAGTACTTGCCTTGAAAAGAGGATTGC GGTCGTTCATCTTGGCTTTTTCTGTCCGCTCTGGTATCAAcgtccttctcctcttATTCCGCTTGCTTCGTAAACATGCCCCTAAactctctcttcccctGTTACGCCATGCTATCTTTGGCCCGGAGCCATTTCGTTTTGGAGGCATGATTGGTACTTTTACCTTGTTATACACCTTCACACTACACCTTCTCAGGCTAGCTCCGCCTTTATCATATTTTAGAAGGAGAATACGAGCCGGACTGTGGAATAAAACGACCTTTGGACCACCggaaagagaagggaatgaaggggaaagaagatggcAGGCAGCTGTAGCGGGTGCCGTGGGAAGTCTTGGGCTGTTATGGGAAGGTAAGAGCCGTAGGAGAGGTGTGGCACAGCA GATGTTTGTGCGTGGACTCCAAGCCTCGTACAATCAGTATACACCCAGGTTTGGGATTCATATACCCCATGGAGATCTGCTGCTCTTTGGTGCCTGTTGTGGCCAGATCATGTTCGCGTTTCTAATGAGCCCAGAGACAATCCCGAAAGAATATAATAATTG GATCCTTGCAGCCTCGAGAGTGCCATCATTCGCGATCCTTGCGAATCGGACACAAGTCCGGCAAGGATATATCCAAGATGCCTTGGTACAAGAGGCACTGAACTATAAG GGAATCACGGCCACTAATCGAAGACGGTTGGAAAGTGTTCTCCAAAAAATTCGTGGCGGTCAACAACCCGACGCCGTCCCTTG TGGGATGGTTCACCCATGGTGCAATTCCTGCACCGAAACAAATTTCCGTCGATTCTTTGCAGTCTGTCGGTTCATGCTTCCTGTCTACTCTGCCCTACACCTGATCCCTATGCTGGTTTTAAGGAGACATCATGTTAAGCGGGACCCGGTACGAATGATGGCCAGGGCCTTGTGGGGGATAGGTAGAAGTTGTTCCTTCTTGGGTGTCTTTGTAGTCATTTACCAAG TCTTATTCTGCGCAAGGGTTCAAGCATTAGAGAAGAGCAGAGGGTCGGATTTCATAAGAAACCtgttgaagaggaaagaggtCTTCTGGGCTTTGGGTTTTACAACCTGCCTAAGTCTTCTCGTCGAGGAAAAG AAAAGAAGAGCCGAACTTGCAATGTACGTGCTGCCACGAGCCCTCGAGTCTGCATGGTCTGGTGCCAGAAAACGGGCTTGGGTCCCTTTAGTGCCGTTCGGAGAGACGATTCTGGGGGCCGCGGCCATGGCAATGGTGATGGATTCTTACAAG CACCAACCCGATGCCATGTCAGGGATTGTCAGAAGATTATTATTCCAGTTAGTAGGGCCAGGGTGA
- a CDS encoding Ribosomal chaperone, putative (Similar to TIGR gene model, INSD accession AAW42885.1), translating into MQIFVKTLPGKTLARDVLPTSTVSSVKEMIASAEGIPASEQRLIFAGVQMDDERALAEYGIQKESTINMVMSLCGGGKKRKKKNYTTPKKIKHKRKKVKMAILKYYKVGSDGKIQRLRRECPAPTCGAGIFMAWHKDRQACGKCGLTYTFEPGTKPTAA; encoded by the exons ATGCAAATCTTCGTCAAGAC CCTTCCCGGTAAGACTCTCGCCCGAGATGTCCTCCCGACCTCTACTGTCTCCTCCGTCAAGGAGATGATCGCCTCTGCTGAGGGCATTCCCGCCTCTGAGCAGCGACTCATCTTCGCCGGTGTCCAGATGGACGACGAGCGTGCCCTTGCCGAGTACGGTATCCAGAAGGAGTCTACCATTAACATGGTCATGTCCCTCTGTGGTGGTGGtaagaagaggaagaagaagaactAC ACCACCCCCAAGAAGATCAAGCacaagaggaagaaggtcAAGATGGCCATCCTCAAGTACTACAAGGTCGGATCCGACGGCAAGATCCAGCGACTCAGGCGTGAGTGCCCTGCGCCTACCTGCGGTGCTGGTATCTTCATGGCTTGGCACAAGGACAGGCAGGCTTGCGGCAAGTGCGG TCTTACCTACACCTTCGAGCCCGGAACCAAGCCCACCGCTGCCTAA
- a CDS encoding Nuclear envelope-endoplasmic reticulum network protein, putative (Similar to TIGR gene model, INSD accession AAW43198.1) produces MNTLSRIDSYFSTIASPPTSHPPRTSPRRRRQTISSISVPPPTAPLILRIALVLWSILLTFWRSFVGETRATRRRGRRSRRKRLAGLRGLGERVMITAGIASSDTPHELTEGSEGSEDDKEDGWVDPVTRGPEGPESLEEAPPGEDEFVSATAADVEVEERDETTVTAKEDRLGGPDPNFTFRLRSAPKKEHDGVENTVRSLAHKPIAPFQRPPSPTSILNNPITPSPPPSPPLPKTVEPLLKVEPEPAPKRPSGTRLLANPISTSLLDPSVPAPASNADSSLFRKPSPRPLRQPTTPFHLQKTLILDLDETLIHSTSRPIHYPGGSSGGGGLLGLSVGGVFGNGRAKEGHTVEVVVNGRSTMYHVYKRPYVDHFLKKVASWYTLVIFTASMPEYADPVIDWLDGGRNLFAKKLYRENCHVQPNGSYIKDLTLVEKDLSRVCFMDNSPVSYSWNKANALPIEGWTSDPNDEALLHSIPVLDSLRFVNDVRRVLGIRGVPHDLRFPCEHAAMSPPLSLSLPIAPLSPSLSAHVTALKTLSLSLALLPAAGHHSARIPFTAKASLPATVTDTQHVLVCLGTAGAGGDHGQGEQYWVKMSPHEAADYVERRRERLLLQQARAMDGIFNFVAEEQEENVGQEQELRPFHPLFHNIPSAGPSQPEKLSTITGLERVITSVTESPVPPVKQQPEQRPDPDLTVPGKAEFSSIAVTPSSSQGASSSKTDDLIEIMTEGAAASAREKGGAEKDETIFNEEGLPFHEIRETLNGETIGSLPPATADPTASIEVLADDEKNDYWSEDAIARRAALRRKIFHEGEESDGEEGFIEEVEQQPQMASASLPSNPPAPNPEPTQLPSYPSSPKTELHPHSILRHHEPSSQPKSILKPPIRKKSVTFDPSIPPASPDSPDVAPSSVKPHKFGFPLPLASDDDQDWAPKPVPTITEPKPKTKKEDDFAGFKKGFLGPPPKVRTAAEVDQNPPIISEQVPPESSQETLKPKPKKKSLFAQRLAHPEIDASAPATSSSTPTTASPRSINLPKMAESKGTSAIKGAVVEKPTATPVSNPSLSHTAGSVVERNIIQPVASSSTSKQDPSSGISVTKQTSNDDGDDNNGEDSFAEYSSGSEDEYDLDDALLAREVALEYHRRHAYTSLNRDPRDAPFEEEDDNGGGKGSAAGMGAGVMLGLPRISDLQGQDGRPVIVNPTPDDLKRFIRVGRLENGNLVLAPGQEGLSDSEGDDGEEEKEGVDDEAKERRERRLEVKKRREQVRNRLMGLPVEAGDLEPQKNRDCVDESLKAMLPPAIQTEVAERQAAVPTPSAQVDTSAAEAKETPVPKKKVSRFKAARQAGAQ; encoded by the exons ATGAACACCTTGAGTCGCATAGACTCCTACTTCTCCACCATCGCCTCCCCGCCCACATCCCACCCACCACGCACCTCGCCACGTCGCCGGCGCCAGACAATCTCCTCCATCAGCGTTCCCCCACCCACAGCGCCGCTCATACTCCGTATAGCGCTCGTCTTATGGAGCATCCTCCTCACCTTCTGGAGGAGCTTTGTCGGGGAGACACGTGCGACCCGCCGCAGGGGACGTCGTTCTCGTCGTAAGCGTCTCGCAGGGCTAAGAGGGCTCGGCGAGCGGGTCATGATCACTGCCGGCATAGCGTCGTCCGATACGCCGCATGAGCTCACAGAGGGAAGCGAAGGCAGTGAGGACGACAAGGAAGACGGATGGGTTGACCCGGTCACCCGCGGGCCAGAGGGTCCGGAAAGCCTGGAGGAAGCACCGCCCGGGGAAGACGAATTCGTGTCGGCGACTGCAGCAGAtgtggaggtggaggaaCGTGACGAGACGACAGTGACAGCGAAAGAAGACAGGCTTGGAGGTCCTGATCCCAACTTTACCTTTCGTCTGCGCTCGGCTCCCAAGAAGGAGCATGACGGTGTAGAGAATACTGTCCGGTCACTGGCCCACAAGCCGATTGCTCCATTCCAGCGACCACCGTCTCCGACCTCTATACTCAACAACCCCATTACCCCATCGCCTCCGCCGTCCCCACCACTTCCGAAAACTGTAGAACCATTACTCAAAGTAGAACCAGAACCAGCACCCAAACGTCCTTCTGGCACCCGCCTTCTCGCGAATCCCATATCCACATCACTTCTTGACCCGTCTGTCCCCGCACCAGCGTCCAACGCGGATTCTTCCCTATTCCGAAAACCATCCCCTAGGCCACTACGTCAACCCACCACTCCATTCCATCTCCAAAAGACATTGATCCTTGATCTAGACGAGACGCTGATACACTCTACGAGCCGGCCCATTCATTATCCTGGCGGCAGCTCTGGCGGTGGTGGGCTGTTGGGTCTTAGTGTCGGCGGCGTGTTTGGCAATGGAAGAGCCAAGGAGGGCCACACCGTCGAGGTGGTGGTGAATGGGAGGAGTACAATGTATCATGTCTATAAACGTCCTTACGTAGATCATTTCCTTAAAAAG GTCGCCTCTTGGTACACACTTGTGATCTTTACCGCATCCATGCCTGAATATGCGGACCCGGTAATCGATTGGCTCGATGGCGGCCGCAATTTGTTTGCCAAAAAGTTGTACAGAGAAAACTGCCATGTGCAGCCCAATGGAAGCTACATCAAAGACCTGACTCTGGTGGAAAAGGATCTGAGTAGGGTGTGTTTCATGGACAACTCGCCCGTCAGCTACAGCTGGAACAAAG CAAATGCGCTGCCAATAGAAGGGTGGACGTCTGATCCGAACGACGAGGCTCTGCTGCATTCCATTCCGGTATTGGACAGTCTCCGGTTTGTGAATGATGTGCGGAGAGTGTTGGGCATCCGAGG AGTGCCGCACGATCTACGCTTCCCCTGTGAACACGCTGCGATGTCCCCCCCgctctccctctccctccccATCGCGCCGCTCTCCCCCTCCCTCTCCGCCCACGTGACCGCGCTCAAAaccctctccctctccctcgCACTCCTCCCGGCCGCCGGCCACCACAGCGCCCGCATACCCTTCACCGCCAAAGCCTCCCTCCCCGCAACCGTCACAGACACACAGCATGTCCTCGTCTGCCTCGGCACTGCAGGCGCAGGCGGAGACCATGGACAGGGCGAACAGTATTGGGTCAAAATGTCCCCACACGAGGCAGCAGACTATGTCGAGAGACGGCGGGAGAGGCTGTTGCTGCAACAGGCCCGGGCTATGGACGGGATATTCAACTTTGTCGCAGAAGAACAGGAGGAGAATGTAGGCCAAGAGCAAGAATTGCGGCCTTTCCATCCGTTGTTCCACAATATACCCTCAGCTGGGCCGTCTCAGCCAGAGAAACTTTCGACGATAACTGGCTTGGAGCGTGTTATCACGTCCGTCACAGAGTCACCCGTGCCACCAGTCAAGCAACAACCAGAACAACGACCAGATCCAGATCTAACTGTTCCCGGGAAAGCCGAATTCTCGTCAATAGCAGTGACTCCATCTTCCAGTCAGGGCGCCAGCTCATCGAAGACGGACGACCTGATTGAAATCATGACAGAGGGCGCCGCAGCTTCAGCTCGGGAAAAGGGCGGGGCGGAAAAGGACGAGACG ATATTCAACGAAGAAGGTTTACCATTCCATGAAATTCGCGAAACTCTTAATGGCGAAACTATCGGGTCGTTACCGCCCGCAACTGCCGATCCAACTGCCAGCATAGAGGTATTGGCGGACGATGAAAAGAATGATTATTGGTCAGAAGACGCTATTGCCAGGAGGGCTGCACTCCGGAGAAAGATATTCCATGAGGGTGAGGAAAGTGACGGCGAAGAAGGATTTATCGAAGAAGTCGAGCAGCAACCACAAATGGCCAGCGCATCACTCCCTTCTAATCCTCCAGCGCCTAATCCGGAGCCCACCCAACTCCCTTCCTACCCATCGTCTCCAAAAACTGAACTTCACCCTCATTCAATCCTTCGTCATCACGAACCGTCCTCACAACCTAAATCTATACTGAAACCCCCTATTCGCAAGAAATCAGTGACTTTTGATCCCTCCATTCCACCTGCATCCCCCGATTCTCCGGATGTCGCCCCCTCGTCAGTCAAGCCGCACAAGTTTGGGTTTCCTCTGCCTCTTGCATCGGATGACGATCAAGACTGGGCGCCCAAGCCTGTTCCGACGATCACTGAACCAAAACCCAAGACCAAGAAAGAAGACGACTTTGCAGGATTCAAAAAGGGCTTCCTCGGTCCTCCTCCAAAGGTCCGTACCGCTGCAGAGGTTGACCAGAATCCCCCCATCATCTCGGAACAAGTGCCACCGGAATCCTCTCAGGAGACGCTTAAACCGAAACCGAAAAAGAAGTCACTTTTTGCACAACGTCTTGCTCATCCTGAGATTGACGCCTCGGCACCCGCCACTTCATCTAGCACCCCAACGACTGCTTCGCCCAGAAGTATCAATTTGCCCAAGATGGCGGAAAGCAAAGGTACTTCAGCGATCAAAGGAGCTGTGGTCGAAAAGCCGACAGCTACCCCGGTTTCGAACCCTTCGTTATCTCATACAGCAGGCAGTGTCGTCGAACGTAATATCATTCAGCCAGTGGCCTCGTCCTCCACCTCAAAGCAAGATCCCTCCTCTGGGATATCCGTTACGAAGCAGACGTCAAACGACGATGGCGACGACAACAATGGCGAAGATTCGTTTGCCGAGTACAGTTCTGGCTCCGAAGACGAGTATGATCTTGATGACGCTCTTCTCGCTCGTGAAGTTGCTCTTGAATACCACAGACGGCATGCGTACACGTCCCTCAACAGGGATCCCCGGGACGCTCcttttgaagaagaagatgataaTGGTGGCGGCAAGGGTTCAGCCGCAGGCATGGGCGCGGGTGTAATGCTTGGTCTTCCGAGGATCAGTGATTTACAGGGGCAAGACGGCCGGCCGGTGATTGTCAACCCAACTCCGGACGATTTGAAGCGTTTTATCAGGGTTGGGAGATTAGAGAACGGAAATCTTGTCCTCGCACCCGGCCAGGAAGGTTTATCCGATTCAGAAGGTGATGATGgcgaggaagaaaaagaaggtGTAGACGATGAAGCCAAGgaaaggagggagaggagatTAGAGGTAAAGAAGCGGAGAGAGCAAGTCAGGAATAGACTCATGGGCTTGCCTGTGGAAGCAGGAGACCTTGAGCCTCAGAAAAATAGGGACTGTGTTGATGAGAGTCTAAAGGCAATGTTGCCCCCTGCTATTCAAACAGAAGTAGCAGAGAGACAGGCGGCGGTGCCGACTCCATCCGCGCAAGTAGACACATCAGCAGCCGAAGCCAAAGAAACACCCGTCCCAAAGAAAAAGGTATCACGTTTCAAGGCGGCTCGTCAGGCAGGCGCTCAGTAG
- a CDS encoding Cytoplasm protein, putative (Similar to TIGR gene model, INSD accession AAW42883.1) — translation MADSSPADNLSPKAVQEQLPSPDAQGAEHQLSLRSLVSTKEAGIIIGKSGATIAAIRDSTGVKAGVSKVVQGVQDRVLSVTGDLEGVASAYAEVARLLLETPLSDSSLPPPPVGSFTSIRLLISHNLMGTVIGRSGLKIKQIQDMSGARMVASKEMLPQSTERVVEVQGSVDAIKTAVLEIGKCLLEDWDRGAGTVLYHPGAAGDAGVLAGGLGAQAVTGSTGGIRRTSVAAGFGGYSGDRRPSRGGSISGPSGVSGERKPSEGPQVNLNDPNLRTQNISIPSDMVGCIIISGRGGSKITEIRRLSGSRISIAKVPHDETGERMFTIQGTPEATERALMLLYSQLESEKERRVNGSGSEAPASADFA, via the exons ATGGCCGACTCCTCTCCCGCCGACAACCTCTCTCCCAAGGCTGTCCAGGAACAACTCCCTTCCCCGGACGCCCAAGGTGCTGAGCACCAGCTCTCCCTCAGGTCTCTAGTCTCCACCAAAGAGGCCGGCATCATCATTGGCAAGTCAGGCGCCACCATCGCCGCTATCCGTGATTCTACCGGTGTTAAAGCTGGTGTCTCCAAGGTTGTCCAGGGCGTTCAAGACCGCGTCTTGTCTGTCACTGGTGATCTCGAAGGGGTCGCTTCCGCGTATGCGGAAGTCGCTCGTCTCTTGCTTGAGACTCCCCTCTCCGactcttcccttcctcctcctcctgtCGGGTCCTTCACTTCTATTCGTCTCCTCATTTCCCACAACCTTATGGGTACCGTCATTGGCCGTTCAGGTTTGAAGATCAAGCAAATCCAAGACATGTCCGGTGCCCGGATGGTTGCATCCAAGGAGATGCTTCCTCAATCTACTGAGCGTGTCGTAGAGGTACAAGGCTCTGTCGATGCTATCAAGACTGCTGTCCTGGAGATTGGCAAATGCCTTCTTGAAGACTGGGACCGCGGAGCCGGTACAGTCTTGTACCATCCCGGCGCTGCTGGTGACGCTGGTGTCCTTGCCGGCGGCCTCGGTGCCCAGGCTGTCACTGGTTCTACCGGTGGCATCAGGAGAACCTCAGTCGCTGCTGGCTTTGGAGGTTACTCTGGCGATAGGAGGCCTAGCAGAGGAGGCAGTATTTCTGGTCCTTCCGGCGTGTCCGGCGAAAGGAAGCCTAGCGAAGGCCCTCAGGTCAATTTGAATGACCCCAACCTTCGCACTCAGAATATCTCCATTCCTTCCGACATGGTCGGCTGCATCAT CATTAGTGGTCGTGGCGGTTCCAAGATTACTGAGATCCGACGACTTTCTGGATCCCGTATCTCCATCGCCAAGGTTCCTCATGACGAAACTGGAGAACGCATGTTCACTATCCAGGGTACTCCCGAGGCGACTGAGCGTGCTTTGATGCTCCTTTACTCTCAGCTTGAGTCTGAAAAAGAGCGAC GTGTCAATGGCTCCGGTTCTGAAGCTCCTGCTTCTGCTGATTTCGCCTAG
- a CDS encoding uncharacterized protein (Similar to TIGR gene model, INSD accession AAW42881.1) — translation MQRKALKQLNKVTQWTSEKMFSGEKTQLSPDFLEFEKEIDIRRTGIERLHATSLPFYEQLTKVKSTADPYPPPGSGKDKISYTEALGLVMIDYGDEIGDDYGDALSKYGRARCRLASAQEEFASRLGDSYIAGMESGLAAVNEYKSLRKKLDSRRLALDAAITKSQNSKKDTGALEEEVYIARIRFEEIEEETHSRMVNIQEAENEQYALLTDLLEAEVDYHTKCKEILEDLRNSWGTHSSRKPLKTRTRSSTVTSSRSPGRTVISRSHSSKHNTAPSSEEDAPTSRSRSQSNASSSGKSKEKRSMLPSLGSLGRKSGLSNVTSSLKKERREKYGESRTALHSEEEGGDAELRWPAPTDRSQSQLSSSVASYKSSRYEPPPVLRRTVTSPPNPAARYPDLTAHYVKALYDYQANASDELSLRIGMIVKVQTKVNDDWWIGEDEVEGKSGLFPRGYTEEYIPSPRAAVPLLPSMPTRRNLPPAVGQPTTVTRLPPSPNLSLNSDFSEAESNGFYDGDNTFTASLAAAPQPAATLSAFPGKKMPPAPPASRRAASSSNILDLSRDMGDSRLSPPIIPYGRARSGTTGTVRGSSHEASPFAGSEDDEADDIHRRY, via the exons ATGCAGAGGAAGGCGTTGAAACAG CTCAATAAGGTTACCCAATGGACGTCAGAGAAG ATGTTCTCCGGCGAGAAAACACAATTGTCGCCGGATTTTCTCGAGTTTGAAAAAGAAATAGATATTCGGCGCACCGGTATTGAACG ACTACATGCGACATCTCTGCCTTTTTATGAACAGCTTACAAAGGTAAAATCCACGGCGGACCCTTACCCACCGCCGGGGTCGGGAAAAGACAAGATCTCTTATACCGAGGCTCTTGGTTTGGTGATGATTGACTATGGCGATGAAATCGGAGATGATTATG GAGACGCCCTTTCGAAGTATGGACGAGCTCGATGTCGACTGGCTTCT GCTCAAGAAGAGTTCGCTTCACGACTTGGTGATAGTTACATTGCCGGAATGG AATCCGGGCTTGCGGCTGTCAATGAGTACAAATCACTGAGAAAGAAGCTTGATTCTAGAAG ACTTGCCCTTGATGCGGCCATTACAAAATCTCAGAACAGCAAGAAGGACACAGGGGCattggaagaggaggtcTATATCGCCAGGATTAGATT CGAAGAgatagaagaagagactCATTCTAGAATGGTCAATATTCAGGAGGCCGAGAATGAGCAATATGCTCTGTTGACAGATCTTCTCGAGGCAGAAGTTGATTACCACACCAAGTGCAAGGAGATTCTGGAGGACTTGCGGAATTCATGGGGCACTCATAG CTCTCGTAAACCCCTGAAGACTCGAACTCGCTCCAGCACTGTCACATCTTCTCGCTCACCTGGACGTACTGTCATTAGCCGATCGCATTCCTCGAAACACAATACAGCCCCTTCTTCTGAGGAAGATGCGCCCACCAGTCGTTCTCGATCACAGAGCAACGCATCCTCTTCTGGTAAAAGTAAGGAAAAGAGATCAATGCTTCCCTCGCTTGGATCGTTAGGTAGAAAGAGTGGACTTTCCAACGTTACCAGTTCattgaagaaggagaggagagaaaaATATGGCGAGAGTAGGACGGCGCTGCATTcggaggaagaaggtgggGATGCGGAGCTTCGTTGGCCTGCCCCTACCGATCGCTCCCAGTCTCAATTATCGTCTTCCGTAGCGTCATACAAGAGCTCCAGGTACGAGCCTCCGCCCGTCTTGCGCCGCACTGTCACTTCTCCGCCCAACCCCGCTGCTCGTTACCCTGACCTGACTGCGCATTATGTAAAGGCTCTCTACGATTATCAAGCCAACGCCAGCGATGAGTTGAGCCTTCGTATTGGGATGATCGTCAAGGTCCAAACAAAGGTTAATGATGACTGGTGGATTGGCGAAGATGAAGTCGAAGGGAAATCCGGACTTTTCCCTCGTGGATACACGGAAGAGTACATCCCCTCTCCCCGAGCTGCCGTTCCATTATTACCCTCCATGCCAACCAGACGGAACCTTCCTCCAGCTGTTGGCCAACCCACCACGGTCACCCGCCTGCCTCCTTCCCCCAATTTGAGTCTCAACTCAGACTTTAGCGAAGCCGAGTCCAATGGATTTTATGATGGCGATAACACTTTTACTGCGAGTCTTGCAGCAGCACCTCAGCCGGCAGCGACTCTTTCCGCTTTTCCTGGAAAGAAAATGCCTCCCGCCCCTCCGGCTAGCAGGCGTGCCGCGTCGAGCAGTAATATCTTGGACTTGAGCAGAGACATGGGTGATTCTCGCCTCAGTCCTCCTATCATCCCTTACGGGCGTGCTAGAAGTGGAACAACTGGTACCGTAAGGGGCAGCAGTCACGAAGCCTCCCCATTCGCGGGAAGTGAGGACGATGAGGCGGATGACATTCACCGAAGGTATTGA
- a CDS encoding DNA-directed RNA polymerases I and III 40 kDa polypeptide (AC40) (Similar to TIGR gene model, INSD accession AAW43210.1) produces MPSPLDNPRRHVQVFPERIGAVAGSEFPGHYPGEDHSWNLQKFKQDLVTSVQRLTPSTIEFDLVGVDASIANALRRTLIAEVPTVAIEEVYVWNNTSIMQDEVLCHRVGLVPLKIDPRSLRYRPSANSQPHEHDTVVFDLRVRCDRRPNVDRSEKDPKKMYFDSNVYSGMLKWVPSGDQKKKFKGKAPKPVNDDILLVKLRPGQQVDLHCFARKGVGADHAKFSPVATASYRLLPHIILRGPIPKEHQQKFKGCFPPGVIEIEKDESGEDQCVVKNPRKDTVSREVLRHPEFQDIVQLARIRDHFIFNVESAGQYSPEELVPEAIKILLGKIKDVEDGLDKLFTTEGQAA; encoded by the exons ATGCCATCCCCATTAGACAACCCAAGGAGGCACGTACAGGTATTCCCTGAGCGTATCGGAGCG GTCGCTGGCTCAGAGTTCCCTGGACATTACCCAGGAGAAGACCACTCTTGGAATCTACAGAAGTTTAAACAA GACCTTGTCACCTCTGTACAACGTTTGACACCATCAACAATCGAGTTCGACCTCGTTGGCGTAGATGCGTCCATTGCCAACGCTTTGAGAAGAACATTGATTGCCGAG GTTCCCACAGTTGCAATTGAGGAAGTCTACGTGTGGAACAACACCTCCATCATGCAAGATGAAGTTCTCTGTCATCGTGTCGGCCTAGTCCCCCTCAAGATCGACCCTCGCTCACTCAGATATCGAC CCTCCGCCAACTCTCAGCCTCACGAACATGACACTGTCGTATTCGATCTTCGAGTACGTTGTGATCGACGTCCCAACGTCGACCGTAGCGAAAAGGACCCGAAGAAGATGTACTTTGACAGCAATGTTTACTCTGGTATGCTTAAATGGGTTCCATCAGGCGatcagaagaagaagttCAAGGGAAAGGCGCCGAAACCAGTGAATGACGATATCCTGCTTGTCAAGCTGAGGCCTGGCCAACAGGTCGACTTGCATTGTTTCGCTAGAAAGGGTGTAGGAGCCGACCACGCCAAGTTCTCACCAGTCGCCACTGCCTCTTACCGATTGTTGCCCCATATTATCCTCCGAGGTCCGATTCCGAAAGAACATCAGCAAAAATTCAAGGGATGCTTCCCACCAGGCGTTATCGAGATTGAAAAAGATGAGAGCGGAGAGGATCAATGTGTTGTTAAGAACCCAAGGAAGGACACCGTGTCCAGGGAAGTGTTGAGACATCCCGAATTTCAAGATATTGTTCAACTCGCGAGGATACGAGATCATTTCATCT TCAATGTGGAGTCCGCTGGTCAGTACAGCCCAGAAGAGCTCGTGCCGGAAGCGATCAAGATCTTGCTTGGAAAGATCAAAGATGTGGAAGATGGACTGGACAAGCTTTTTACCACGGAGGGCCAAGCAGCTTAG